One Longimicrobium sp. DNA segment encodes these proteins:
- a CDS encoding ubiquitin-like small modifier protein 1 yields MAITIALPSALQAFAGGSLEVTLEDRCETVGDALDALAGRYAGVVDRVMNERGELRQHVNVFVDGDNIRFLDGLRTPVEPRSTIVIVPAVSGG; encoded by the coding sequence ATGGCGATCACGATCGCGCTGCCGAGCGCGCTGCAGGCGTTCGCCGGCGGGAGCCTGGAGGTGACGCTGGAGGACCGCTGCGAGACGGTGGGCGATGCGCTCGACGCGCTGGCCGGCCGCTACGCCGGCGTGGTCGACCGCGTGATGAACGAGCGCGGCGAGCTCCGCCAGCACGTCAACGTCTTCGTCGACGGCGACAACATCCGCTTCCTCGACGGCCTGCGCACGCCCGTCGAGCCGCGAAGCACCATCGTCATCGTCCCCGCCGTCAGCGGCGGCTGA